The Vibrio toranzoniae sequence TACCGAAGCACTTAAGTTCGGTGGTGTCACTCACATGATGGATCGTCTATCTAACCCAGCTAAAGTTAAAGCGTTTGAGCTTTCTGAAGAGCTGAAAGATCTAATGCGTCCACTTTACAACAAGCACATGGATGACATCATTTCTGGTCACTTTTCTAGCACTATGATGGCTGACTGGGCGAACGATGATGTGAACCTACTAGGCTGGCGTGAAGAGACAGGCGAAACGGCATTCGAAAACTACCCAGCTTCTGACGTAGAAATCTCAGAGCAAGAGTACTTCGACAACGGTATCCTAATGGTTGCTATGGTTCGTGCCGGTGTTGAGCTCGCATTCGAAGCTATGACGGCATCAGGTATCATCGATGAGTCTGCTTACTACGAATCTCTACATGAGCTTCCACTAATTGCAAACACAGTTGCTCGTAAGCGTCTGTACGAAATGAACGTTGTAATCTCTGATACTGCTGAGTACGGTAACTACCTATTCGCAAACGTAGCAACACCGCTACTACGCGAGCAGTTCATGCCTTCAGTTGCAACGGACGTAATCGGTCGCGGTCTAGGTGAAACATCTAACCAAGTAGATAACGCTAAGCTGATTGAAGTAAACGAAGCTATCCGTAACCACCCTGTAGAGTACATTGGTGAAGAGCTACGTAGCTACATGAGCGACATGAAGCGTATCGCTGTAGGTGGTTAATTCGTCGCTTAGATACTGATAAACTTGTAGAAAAAGCAAAGCAGTATCACTAGCTCCTTATAGGTTGGAGCCATTATTCAGCAACACAACATCTAATAAAAAGGCTTGGTCGCCGTTGACCAAGCCTTTTTGCTTTTCAAGGGGCGGTATCGAGAATGCTTCGCGTACCAGAGAATGATGGCTTTCAAGCTAAGTCATTCCCGAAAGTGACGAAGGAACGTGGTCAGGAAACTATTCATTATTTGAGTTCTCGTCCGCATAAAAAAGGGCTGACGTTCTCACGTCAACCCTTCATATATCTTCTCGCTTGAATGCTTACTTGTCAGCAAGCTTATCTTCTAGTTCAGCTAGCTTCTGTTCCATTTCCGTCAGCTTTTGACGAGTGCGCAGCAGCACCTGTGTTTGAACATCAAACTCTTCACGGCTGACAACGTCTAGCTTATTCAGTTGGCCTTGGATAACTTGGCGAACCTTTTGGTCTACGTCTGAACCCAGTTCTTTCACTGGCTGAGGCATAGAGTCGTGGATCTGCTTAGCAATTTGCTCTAGTTTTTTTGGATCAAACATATCAATTAAACTCCTGACTATTTATCACTATTCTATTTAATCACACCTGAGATGTCGCCTATCGCGTATAAAAAAAGGCCACCGAAGTAGCCTTTTTCATTGTTTTACGACTTAGCGATTACTTATTGTCAGCGAATCCTCTCTGCGCAGCCTTTGCTTCATCGACACGAGCTAGCTTTTCTAGATCTTTGTCTTCAACAAATACAGGTAGAGGTTTGTGCTTTTCAGCCAAGTAACTGTAAATCACTGGCAGTACAAACAAGGTAAACAATGTACCAATCGCTAGACCAGCAACGATTACAATACCGATACTGAAACGTTGAGCCGCACCTGCACCCGTTGCATACATCAGTGGGATTAGACCCGCAATCATCGCAGCAGTCGTCATTAGGATTGGACGAAGACGAACCTTCGCCGCTTCCATAACGGCTTCAATACGCGTCTTGCCATTGTGTAGTTGCTCTTCTTTCGCTACTTCACAGATCAAGATACCGTGTTTGGTAATCAAGCCAACCAAGGTTATGAGACCTACTTGTGAGTAGATGTTCATGGTTGCAGCACCCCAAGCCAGAGCGATTAGGGCACCACAAATCGCAAGTGGTACAGATACCATGATAACCAATGGATCTTTCAGAGATTCGAACTGAATCGCCAATACCAAGAAGATGATAGCCAAAGCTAAACCAAAGGTTGCGTAAAGTGCGCTACCTTCTGTTACGTATTGACGTGCTTCACCCATGTAATCGTGGTTGTAGCCACTTGGAAGCTTATTCGCTGCCGTGTCTTCAAACCATGCAATTGCATCACCCATTGCAGCGCCTGGAGCAGGTACTGCACCAATCGTAGCTGAGTTCAATTGGTTGAAGTGAGGAAGAGAACGAGGCTCTGCCACAACATCAATCGTAATCAAACTGCCTAGAGGTACAGCGTTTCCGTCTGCTGCACGCACGTAGTAGTTGTTCATCGATTCTGGGTTTAGACGGAACTTACGTTCAACTTGAGGGATAACCTCGTAAGAACGACCATTCAAGTCGATACGGTTTACGTAACCATCAGACATCATAGTACCTAAAGTGATACCAATGTCTTGCATGGTCACGCCGTAAGCCCCCGCTTTGTCTTTGTCGATATGGATCTTCATCGTTGCTGAGTCGTAGTTCAAATCAAGATCTGAATAAACGAACAGCGGGTTAGTAGATACTTCGGCTAAGATCTCTGTTGTAATTTGGAATAGGCTCTCGAAGCTGTTCGGTGTGGTAATAACAAACTGAACAGGAAGGCCTGACCCTGCACCTGGAAGTTCTGGCATTTGGAAGGCTGTTACGGCCATACCAGGGACATCTTTCACCAAATTACCAACACGGTTTGTTACTTCAGACTGGCTTGCTTCACGTTCGCTCCAAGGAACCATCGATGCGATACCAAAGGCTTGGTTTGCATTTGGTACACCTGTAAACACTTGTGCGTAAGCGACTTCTGGCTGGTCAGAAAGAATGGTGTTTACGCTATTCATGGTATTTTGCATGAAGTCTAAGTTCGCATTCGATGGTGCTGTACCCATCAACATGATTACACCTTTATCTTCTGAAGGTGCTAACTCACTCGGGATGAACTTGAACAACAACGGCAAACTTGCAAATACGATGATAGCAAAGCCAATGAACACTGGACGATGTTGCATAACCGCACCAAGCATACGCTCGTAGCGGTTAGTCATACCATCCAATACGCTATGTACTTTTAGTTCAAATTTGCTTGGTTCTGCATGAGCTTTTAGCATTTTTGAACACATCATAGGCGATAGCGTCAGTGCCACGATACCCGATACAAAAACCGAACCAGCCAGGGTTAATGCAAACTCTTTAAACAACGAGCCTGTAATACCACCCATCATAGCGATAGGAGCGTATACCGCACCTAGCGTTAGTGTCATCGCGATAACGGGTACCGCAATTTCACGGGTACCGATAATGGCAGCTCGGAAAGGAGATTCCCCGAGCTTGATATGCCGGTCAACGTTTTCGAGTACTACGATCGCATCATCTACCACTAGACCGATGGCGAGTACCATGGCCAGTAGTGTCATCAGGTTCCACGAGAAGCCCATTGCTTGCATTACCATTGCCACACCAATAAGTGATAGTGGGATAGTAACGATAGGAATAAGAACTGCACGGAATGAACCAAGGAACAAGGTAATAACGATCAATACAATTAAGGCAGCCTCAAGAATAGTTTTGATAACTTCTTGAATAGACTCATTAATCGCAATGGTCGAGTCATACATCACGTTCATTGATATGTTGCTTGGCAGGTTCTTCTCTAACTGAGGAAGAAGCTCAAGTACATCGGCTGCAATATTGATTGGGTTAGCACTTGGTGCCGCGTTAATCGCTGCAACAACTGCTTCTCGACCGTTGGCACTTGCTCGGTAAATATCGTGGCTTTTCTCTAAAGAGACCTTAGCGATGTCGGATAGGCGAATGATCTCACCTTCACCGCTCTTCACTACTAGGTTCTCTAATTCTTCAGTGTTTGATACCTGAGTATCTGCACTGCCGTTATAAAGCACGAACTCACCAGTCGCTTGACCCGTAGCTGATTGGTAGTTGTTAGCGTTCAGTACCGTCATCACATCAGATGCAGTTAGGCTAACCGCTGCCATTTTTGAGGGGTCTAGCCATACGCGTAGTGCGTATTTCATACCACCATATAGGTCAACTTTAGATACACCGTTTACCGTAAACAGCTGCGGGTTGATAACACGCTCTAGATAATCGGTAATTTGGCTCGATACTAACTCATCACTGGTAAAACCAATGTAGAGGACCGCCGTCGTTGAACCGGTAGACATAGTTACAGTTGGGTCTTCGGCTTCTTTTGGAAGCTGCGAACGAACCGAGTTCGTCTTGGCCAGTATGTCAGACAGCGCTGCATTCGGGTCGGTGTTCAGCTTCATGTTCACGGTAATCGTTGAACTACCGAGAACAGAAGAAGAGGTCATATAGTCGATATTATCCGCTTGAGCCACAGCCTGTTCGAGGGGCTGGGTGATAAAGCCTTGGATAAGATCGGCACTTGCACCGTAGTAACTCGTAGTAACGGTTACGACGGTATTCGTCATTTCAGGGTATTCACGAACCTGCATTTTGAAGATTGCTTGTAAGCCAAGCAGCGCAATCAAAAAGCTAATGGATACCGCTAGAACTGGACGTTTAATAAAAACATCAGTAAAGCGCATTGTGCCTCCAGTTACAGCTTAGGTGTTTCAGATGGTGGAGTGATGGCATCACTTTCAACAATCTTAACTTTGGCACCATTACTTAGACGTACTTGGCCTGAAGTGACAACCGTATCACCGGCTTTCACACCCTCAAGAATATGAGCGATATCAGCGGTACGTTCGCCTACTTTTACAACATGTTGAGCAACACGTTGAACCCCATCTTCTTCCGTTATGATATAAACATTGTCACCGTATAGAGTAAAAGTAATGGCTGTTTGAGGCAGAGTTACTTGGTTCTCTAATTTAGGTAAAATGATGTTAGCGCGAGCAAACATGCCGCTACGAAGCTTGCCATCATTGTTTGGAATGTCTGCCTGAACTTGAATAAGACCACTTTGGATGCTTACTGCAGGTTCAATAGCACTGATAGAGCCTTCAAAAGGTGTTTCAGGATAAGCATCAACAAAGATGTCGATCGCTTGGCCAACGTTGATGCGAGAGATATCAGTTTGAGAAACCGTGAAGCGCAGGCGCATGACACTGGTGTCTTCTAAGCGAACAATATCCGTACCCGATTGCAGGTATTGACCTAAGTACACATTACGAATACCAACCTTACCATCAAACGGTGCGCGGATTTCACGACGTTCAATCGATGCTTTTAGGCTTTCAATATCAGCAGATAGAGAGAAGTAGTTCGCTTCTGCTTCATCGTATGCTTCTTTAGAGATAGAGCCTTTTTTGAATAGACCTTGGTAGCGCTTGTATTTTGCTTTAGCGGCAGGCAAACGAGCTTCAGAGCTCTTTAGGTTTGCTTTTTCCACACCAGAGTCAAGACGAACCAGTTGCTGACCATTCTTAACTTCAGTACCTGACTCGAAGGAAATTTGATCGATAACACCACTGGTTTCGTTTGCTAGAGTGACACCTTGGTTTGGTTCAATGAAACCGATTGCCTCAATCACCGGAACCCAGTCGATCGGCTGAACTTCAGTTACCGTTACTGGAAACTCTGGCTCAGGACGGTTGGCCATAAACTCAGCAATTTTTTGTTGTTTGAACATGTTAAACCCAATAACGCTGCCGAAAAGAAGTACAGCGATGAGTAACATGAAGAAAGTCCACTTTTTCATTATGGTCAAAACTCCAATCTAGTGTTTAATTATTGCATCCCAACAGGCTTCTATTGCCGCTTCTAGTGCAGCCTCGTCGAGTTGGTAAAATCCTAAAGAATGCTTACGTGCTAGCGAGACACTAGCTGCTAAGCTCAAGCCACTTAATACTTCATTATCAAGTGGTTTAAATAACCCTCGCTCTTTGCCCTCATTAAATAGCAGCTCAACTTGGGCAAACATTTTACGTTCTAGTTCCCTGAAGTCTTGGCTATTTGTCACGGGTAAAGAGTCATATTGAACCTGATTTTTAATCGCGGCTAAATTCGTTCCCGATAAGCTCCATATGTTTAACCACATGGTTCTATAGCGTTGCTTTATTGGATCCGAATCATTAACCCCTTTTTGAACAGCATCCGCTACTCGTTGAGTTACGAGCACTCGAACATCATCTATCAAGTGGTCTTTATCATCGAAGTAGCGGTAGATAGTGCCTGCAGCTACTCCTGCTTCTTTCGCTAATTTTTGCATTGAGAGGCCTTGAAAGCCGACCTCTGCAATTAGCTTTTCAGCGGCAGAAAGTATTTGTTGGCGTTTATCCTGAGGTGTATGAGCTGTCATTTTCCATCACCGATGAATGAACGTTCATTCATTGTAGCCTGATAACTATACACATGTGCAACAAAATTTTGCACAAATAACGTAAAAATCTTATATAAGAGAGCATAGCAATCATGCTATTGCAGCATTATTATAGACGCGCAATTTAATTCGCACCTCTAGACCAAATTGAGAACCAAATGAAACTGAACCCAAGACAAGATGAAGCCGTGAAGTATGTTTCAGGCCCCTGCTTAGTATTAGCGGGTGCTGGATCAGGCAAAACACGTGTTATCACCAATAAGATTGCTTACTTGGTTCAAGAGTGCGGCTACAAAGCTCGTAATATTGCAGCGGTCACTTTTACCAATAAAGCGGCTCGCGAAATGAAAGAGCGTGTTGGACAAACGCTGGGTAAAAGTGAATCAAAAGGTCTGATCGTTTCAACATTTCATACCATGGGTTTAACAATTATTCGTCGTGAATATAAAGCGTTGGGTCTGAAAGCGGGTTTCTCTCTGTTTGATGACCAAGACCAGTTGGCGCTATTAAAAGAGCTAACAGAAAAGCAGATCGATGGTGATAAGGATCTGCTGCGCGCATTGATGAGTACCATTTCGAACTGGAAAAACGACATGCTGACGCCAGATCAGGCGAAAGCGCGCGCTCAAGGCGAACAAGAGCAGTTATTTGCTTTCTGCTTTGAGATGTACCAAAAACAGATGAAGGCCTATAACGCACTCGATTTTGATGATTTGATCGCGATGCCAGTATTGCTACTCAAAACCAATCAAGAAGTGCGTGAACGTTGGCAGTCGCGCATTCGCTACCTACTTGTGGATGAATACCAAGATACCAATACCAGCCAATATGAATTGGTGCGATTGTTGGTGGGTGAAAGAGGACGTCTTACGGTAGTAGGTGATGACGACCAATCCATTTACTCGTGGCGTGGCGCAAAACCGCAAAACTTGGTGCTGCTTGGTGAGGATTACCCTAATCTGCGTTTGATCAAGCTAGAGCAAAACTATCGCTCAACCAGCCGAATCTTGCGTGCCGCGAACATCTTGATCGCCAATAACCCGCACGTGTATGAGAAATCGCTGTTCTCTGAGATCCCTGATGGTGAAAAGCTCAAGGTATTGAATGCCAAGAATGAAGAGCACGAAGCCGAACGTATTACCGGTGAGATCATTGCACACAAGTTTTTGAACCGCACAGAGTACAAAGATTATGCGGTGCTTTACCGAGGTAACCACCAATCTCGCTTGATTGAAAAAGCCTTAATGCAAAACCGTGTGCCTTACAAGATCTCTGGCGGCACCTCTTTCTTCGCTAGAGCAGAGATAAAAGACATCATGGCTTACCTGCGTGTGTTGGTGAACCCAGATGATGACAACGCCTTCCTACGTATTGTAAACACGCCGCGTCGCGAAATTGGCCCGGTTACGCTTGAGAAATTGGGCAGCTACGCCAATATGCGTGGCAAAAGTCTATTTGAAGCCAGCTTTGAGATGGGCTTGGAGCAAACATTGACTGGCCGTGGTTTAGAAAATCTGCGTCGTTTCAGTGATTGGATCGTTCGTATATCGGATAACGCTGAGCGTGGTAACACCGTGGAAGCGGTTCGTGCTTTGGTACGCGATATTAACTATGAAGATTGGTTATACGAAACCTCGACAAGCCCGAAAGCCGCTGAAATGAGAATGAAAAACGTCTCTGACCTTTATAGTTGGATTGTGGCTGACTTAGAAGGTGACAATTATGATAAAGAAGAGAAAACACTAAGAGAAGTCGTTCAGCGCTTAACTTTGCGCGACATGATGGAACGTGGAGAAGATGACGATGATGCTGACCAAGTTCAGTTAATGACACTGCATGCATCGAAAGGCTTGGAGTTTCCATATGTATTTTTAATGGGAGCGGAAGAGGGCATTTTACCTCACCAAACCAGTGTTGATGAAGGCAATGTAGAAGAAGAGCGTCGTTTAATGTACGTGGGTATAACTCGCGCACAAAAAGAGCTGACTTTTACTAAGTGTCGTGAACGCCGTCAGTATGGTGAATTGATCAAGCCAACCCAAAGCCGCTTTCTTGATGAGTTGCCGCATGATGACGTGGAGTGGGAAAGCGTCAAGAAACCTCAATCCGCTGAAGAAAGAATGGAAAAAGGACAGGCGCACATTGCCAATATTCGTGCGATGTTCAACAAGAAGTAATGCTCTGCTTTAACCGCGCCGCTATATAGAAGCCAATAAAAAAGGTGACCATCAGATCAGGTCACCTTTTTTTGAATTTGATATTTTTAATTACAGACCAGCAATCATGTGCTCGATAGCATCTTTGACTTCGTCGTCTGAACAATCCATACATGAACCTTTCGCTGGCATTGCATTGAAGCCGTTGATTGCGTGGTCCGCTAGAATGTCGCGACCCTGAGCAATTCGAGGCCCCCAGTCACCCGCATCACCTTTTTTAGGTGCGCCACTTACGCCAGATGCGTGACAAGCGATACAAAAAGTACCATAAACGGTTGCGCCGTCGCGAGGGCCTGTTGGTTCTGCGGCTACTGGCTCACTGCCGACTAGGTATACTTGACCAACTGGCTTGATGCGTTCTGCAATTATATCTTGCTCTGCTTCGCTTAGGTCTGAAGCCATTGCGCCAGTTGAAAAGGTTAAAACTGCGATGACAACGCTTAAAATTCGACGAGACATATCCATTAAACTCACTTTACATTCCCAAGGTAAGTACATGCTTACCAATTTATAGTGTTGGAAGGGTGTTTTGATTTGAGCAGCAAAGAGCGACTGTTAAACCAATGTAAATAATGGGTGATTATATCCCGATAAGTTGTTGCAATAAACAACAACTTATAAGCTGTGACAGGTTGTAGTACTCAAATAAGGGGTTTATCACATATTAACTGTCGAAAAAGAGACCAAACAGAAAAAAAAGTTAAAAAAGTACTAGACGGCATTGGGTGATCTACGTATTATTCCACTCCGCCGACAGGGCATGCGCCTGTAGCTCAGCTGGATAGAGCGTTGGCCTCCGGAGCCAAAGGCCGAAGGTTCGAATCCTTTCAGGCGCGCCATCCGGTCTCTTACTTAGGTAAGTGAAAATTGGCACAAAGAAACAATGGTGGCTATAGCTCAGTTGGTAGAGCCCTGGATTGTGATTCCGGTGGTCGCGAGTTCGAATCTCGTTAGCCACCCCATTCTTTCTTTTAA is a genomic window containing:
- the ubiK gene encoding ubiquinone biosynthesis accessory factor UbiK, encoding MFDPKKLEQIAKQIHDSMPQPVKELGSDVDQKVRQVIQGQLNKLDVVSREEFDVQTQVLLRTRQKLTEMEQKLAELEDKLADK
- a CDS encoding c-type cytochrome, coding for MDMSRRILSVVIAVLTFSTGAMASDLSEAEQDIIAERIKPVGQVYLVGSEPVAAEPTGPRDGATVYGTFCIACHASGVSGAPKKGDAGDWGPRIAQGRDILADHAINGFNAMPAKGSCMDCSDDEVKDAIEHMIAGL
- a CDS encoding TetR/AcrR family transcriptional regulator, with translation MTAHTPQDKRQQILSAAEKLIAEVGFQGLSMQKLAKEAGVAAGTIYRYFDDKDHLIDDVRVLVTQRVADAVQKGVNDSDPIKQRYRTMWLNIWSLSGTNLAAIKNQVQYDSLPVTNSQDFRELERKMFAQVELLFNEGKERGLFKPLDNEVLSGLSLAASVSLARKHSLGFYQLDEAALEAAIEACWDAIIKH
- a CDS encoding efflux RND transporter periplasmic adaptor subunit, whose protein sequence is MKKWTFFMLLIAVLLFGSVIGFNMFKQQKIAEFMANRPEPEFPVTVTEVQPIDWVPVIEAIGFIEPNQGVTLANETSGVIDQISFESGTEVKNGQQLVRLDSGVEKANLKSSEARLPAAKAKYKRYQGLFKKGSISKEAYDEAEANYFSLSADIESLKASIERREIRAPFDGKVGIRNVYLGQYLQSGTDIVRLEDTSVMRLRFTVSQTDISRINVGQAIDIFVDAYPETPFEGSISAIEPAVSIQSGLIQVQADIPNNDGKLRSGMFARANIILPKLENQVTLPQTAITFTLYGDNVYIITEEDGVQRVAQHVVKVGERTADIAHILEGVKAGDTVVTSGQVRLSNGAKVKIVESDAITPPSETPKL
- a CDS encoding multidrug efflux RND transporter permease subunit, yielding MRFTDVFIKRPVLAVSISFLIALLGLQAIFKMQVREYPEMTNTVVTVTTSYYGASADLIQGFITQPLEQAVAQADNIDYMTSSSVLGSSTITVNMKLNTDPNAALSDILAKTNSVRSQLPKEAEDPTVTMSTGSTTAVLYIGFTSDELVSSQITDYLERVINPQLFTVNGVSKVDLYGGMKYALRVWLDPSKMAAVSLTASDVMTVLNANNYQSATGQATGEFVLYNGSADTQVSNTEELENLVVKSGEGEIIRLSDIAKVSLEKSHDIYRASANGREAVVAAINAAPSANPINIAADVLELLPQLEKNLPSNISMNVMYDSTIAINESIQEVIKTILEAALIVLIVITLFLGSFRAVLIPIVTIPLSLIGVAMVMQAMGFSWNLMTLLAMVLAIGLVVDDAIVVLENVDRHIKLGESPFRAAIIGTREIAVPVIAMTLTLGAVYAPIAMMGGITGSLFKEFALTLAGSVFVSGIVALTLSPMMCSKMLKAHAEPSKFELKVHSVLDGMTNRYERMLGAVMQHRPVFIGFAIIVFASLPLLFKFIPSELAPSEDKGVIMLMGTAPSNANLDFMQNTMNSVNTILSDQPEVAYAQVFTGVPNANQAFGIASMVPWSEREASQSEVTNRVGNLVKDVPGMAVTAFQMPELPGAGSGLPVQFVITTPNSFESLFQITTEILAEVSTNPLFVYSDLDLNYDSATMKIHIDKDKAGAYGVTMQDIGITLGTMMSDGYVNRIDLNGRSYEVIPQVERKFRLNPESMNNYYVRAADGNAVPLGSLITIDVVAEPRSLPHFNQLNSATIGAVPAPGAAMGDAIAWFEDTAANKLPSGYNHDYMGEARQYVTEGSALYATFGLALAIIFLVLAIQFESLKDPLVIMVSVPLAICGALIALAWGAATMNIYSQVGLITLVGLITKHGILICEVAKEEQLHNGKTRIEAVMEAAKVRLRPILMTTAAMIAGLIPLMYATGAGAAQRFSIGIVIVAGLAIGTLFTLFVLPVIYSYLAEKHKPLPVFVEDKDLEKLARVDEAKAAQRGFADNK
- the rep gene encoding DNA helicase Rep, with amino-acid sequence MKLNPRQDEAVKYVSGPCLVLAGAGSGKTRVITNKIAYLVQECGYKARNIAAVTFTNKAAREMKERVGQTLGKSESKGLIVSTFHTMGLTIIRREYKALGLKAGFSLFDDQDQLALLKELTEKQIDGDKDLLRALMSTISNWKNDMLTPDQAKARAQGEQEQLFAFCFEMYQKQMKAYNALDFDDLIAMPVLLLKTNQEVRERWQSRIRYLLVDEYQDTNTSQYELVRLLVGERGRLTVVGDDDQSIYSWRGAKPQNLVLLGEDYPNLRLIKLEQNYRSTSRILRAANILIANNPHVYEKSLFSEIPDGEKLKVLNAKNEEHEAERITGEIIAHKFLNRTEYKDYAVLYRGNHQSRLIEKALMQNRVPYKISGGTSFFARAEIKDIMAYLRVLVNPDDDNAFLRIVNTPRREIGPVTLEKLGSYANMRGKSLFEASFEMGLEQTLTGRGLENLRRFSDWIVRISDNAERGNTVEAVRALVRDINYEDWLYETSTSPKAAEMRMKNVSDLYSWIVADLEGDNYDKEEKTLREVVQRLTLRDMMERGEDDDDADQVQLMTLHASKGLEFPYVFLMGAEEGILPHQTSVDEGNVEEERRLMYVGITRAQKELTFTKCRERRQYGELIKPTQSRFLDELPHDDVEWESVKKPQSAEERMEKGQAHIANIRAMFNKK